The segment CAGCCAGTACGCCGTGGCCGGCGTGATTTCCGAGGGCTTGGCCACCACGCAGTTGCCGGCGGCCAGGGCCGGGGCAATTTTCCAGGTAAACAGGTATAGCGGCAAGTTCCAGGGCGAAATGCAGGCCACCACGCCCAGCGGGTGACGCACGGTGTAATTGAGCGACTGGCCTTCCTGAAAGTGGCTTTCGGAGGAAAAGTGGCCGATGCCGGTGCCGAAAAAGGCGAAGTTGCTGGCCGCCCGCGGGATGTCGACGGTGCGGGCCAAAGCCACGGGCTTGCCGTTGTCCTGACTTTCGGCCTGGGCCAGCCGCTCCAGGTCCCGCTCAATCAGCTCGGCAATGCGCACCAGCAGCCGGCCCCGCTTTTCGGCCGGCAACGCCCGCCACGCCGGAAACGCGGCCTGAGCGGCGGCCACGGCCTGCTGTACGTCGGTAGTGTCGGAGTCCGGAATCTGGCTGTAGACCTGGCCGGTGGCGGGTTCCACGTTGTCGAGGTAGCGGCCGTTGGCGGGCGGCACAAACTGGCCGTTGATGAAATTCTGGAGCTGGAGCATGGCGGGTGGCACGGGGGTGAGACGTCAGCAAATCTAGCCATACTAAACCACTACTTTTGTGGTTCGGGCCGCGCCGGCCTTTCCCGCTTATGAAACTTTCTTTCCTGGATGGCCACACGGTGCCCCGCTGGTTTTGGCCGCTGGTGCTGGGCCTGAACCTGCTGCTGCATCTGCCGTTTTTCGCGCAACCGCCCAACAGTGTGCACGTGTGGCGCCAAAGCAACACGATGGCCGTGGCCCGCAACCTCTACGAGGAGGACATGAACCTGCTGCGCCCCCGCGTGGATAGGCGCAACGAGTCGGACGGCGTGACGGGTATGCAGTTTCCGAGCTACGAGTGGGTGGTGGCCGTGGGCTACAAGGTGCTGGGCTTCCACGAGGCCATTCCGCGGGTCGTGACCTGGCTGATTTTTGCCGGCGGCGTGCTGGCCTTTTTTGCCCTGGTGCAGCGCCTGTCGGGTTCCCGCTGGCTGGCCGCGGTGGGCGCCTGGGGTTTGAGCTGGAGTCCGGAGCTGTTCTACCACAGCATCAACGCCCTGCCCGACGTGCTGGCTTTGTCGGCGTCCGTGGCGGGCTTGTTTTACTTTCTGCGCTGGTACCAGGAGCGCCGCGCCCTGGATTTTTGGCTGAGTTTGCTGCTGACTACCCTGGCCGGCCTGACCAAGCTGCAGTACCTGGTTATCGGCTTTCCCATTGCCGTGCTCATCCTGCGCGACCTGTGGCAGCGCCGCCTCAGCTGGCGCCGCGACGCGCTGCCGCTGCTCGTGTTTGCCGTCGTCACGGTGGGCTGCACGCTGGCCTGGTACGCCTACGCCGTGCGGCTGATTGAAACCTCCGGCCTGGCCGACTTCGGCCTGGAGCTCCGCCCCGCCTCCGACCTGGCCGCGGCTGTTAAAACCCTGACCCACAACCTGATTTCTGATATTCCCGAGCTGCTCATCAACTACGGCAACTTCGGCCTGCTGGTGCTGGGTTTGGTGGCCGTGGCCCGGGGCGGCTACGTGCGCCGCTACTGGTTTGGGCCGCTGCTGGCCTGGGCCCTGGCGTTGCTGGCCTACCACCTCATCGAGCTGCGGCAGATGAGCGTGCACCAGTACTACATGCTGCCCTACCTGCCGGTGCTGTTGCTGGTGGTGGTGGTGGGAGCGGGCTGGCTGGCCCAACAACCGAAGTGGCGCTGGGCGTTGGCCTTGCTGCTGGTGGCCCAGCCGGTGCTGGCCTTCGTGCGTATCGCGCCGGCCCGCTGGATGGGTGGGGCCCGCGAAGTGCCCACCGAGCTGTTTGAAGCTGCTACCCGGGCCGAGCTCAGCAACGCCGTGCCCGACTCCGCCCTGTGCGTGGTCGGCCCCGACGAGTCGGGCTGCAAGTACTTTTACTTCCTGCACAAAAAAGGCTTCGGCTACAACGAAAGCGCCCAGCTGTTTGCGCCCGGAGCCGGCGGACAACCGTATCTGGCCAACTGCATTCAGCGCGGCGCCCAATACCTGTACACCAACGACACCACGCTGCTAACCCAGGACCCGCGCCTGCAGCCCTACGTGGCCCGCACCGTCCGGCAGGTTGGCAGCTTCCGGGTGCTGGCTCTGCGCCCGGCTGTTTCCGCTACTCCTGACTCCACCACGTCCCGATGAACACACGTTTTTGGCTCCTGGTGCTGGGCGTACTGCTGAGCTACCTGCTCGTTTTCGGGGCTTGGACCTGGCCCCTGGCTTCGCAGCTGAGCTCAGCCTTCCCGGCCTTCGCCGACCAGGACGGCTACATGCAGCTCTGGAACGTGTGGCACTTCCGGGAGGCCGTGCTCAGCGGACAAAACCCGTTTTTCTCCAACTGGCTGCTGTACCCCGACGGCGCCTCGCTGTGGCTGCACACCTATATTCCGGTGGCGGGCATGGTCAACGTGTTCATCGGCAACGAAATGTTGGCCCTCAATCTGACCCTGGCCGCCGAGTACGCGCTGTCGGGGCTGGGGGCCTGGCTGCTGGCCCGGCGTTGGGTGCGGCAGCCGGTGCTGGCCTGGCTGGCGGGGCTCTACTTCGCCTTTTCGCCCTACAAGATGGTGCGCCTGCCCTACCATTTCGATTTGGTGCTCACGGCTACGGTCCCGTTTTATATCCTGGCGTTTCTGCGCGCGTTCTGGTTTGAGCCCGGCCGGTTCTGGCCCCAGGTCCGCAGCTGGAAAGCCGTGGCGGCCTGCTTTGTACTGGGGGTAATTACCTTGTTCAGCGACTATTACGTCCTGTTTGCCCTGCTGTATTTTTCCTTGGCCTACGCCCTGTGGTTCTGGCTGGCGCTGGGCAACATCAATTGGCGCAAGCCCCGGCCCTGGCTGATTCTGGCCGTGGCGCTAATTGTCACCCACATTGCCATCCGCCTGATTCGCCTGGCCGGCGTGCCCGATAATTCCGGCTTCTGGTGGGGCGGCGACCTGGTCGGCTACTTCCTGCCCGCCGACAACAGCCGCTGGCTCAACTTTGCCTGGGCCCGGCAGCTGTACAACGACCCCAAGGTGTTCAACATGCCCGGTTCGGTCGAAAACGTCATGTTCCTCGGCTACGCCGTGCCGCTGGTGGTGGTGCTGGCTTCGTTCTGGCCCGGGCGGGCGGCTTCCCGGCGCCACCACGATTTGCAGGGCCGGCCGCTGGCCTGGGTCTTGCTGTTTTTCGTGCTGCTCACGTTGCCCGCGCTGCGGGTATTGGGCCATGTCAATTTTAACCTGCCCAACGGGCTGCTGCACTTTATTCCCTTCTTCAACAACATTCGCTGCCCCACCCGCTGGGTGCTGCTGGTCACGCTGCTGCTGCCCATCGTGGGCTTTAGTGCCCTCGAAGCCGCCTGGGACCACGCCGCCCGGCCGGTGGCTCGGGGCCTGCTGAGCGCGGCGCTGCTGGCCGTGGTGTTGTTTGAGTTCTGGCCCGTGCCGCCGCCCCTGGATTCGTCGCGCCGGCTGCCGGCCGCCTTTCAGGCCGTGGCTAAGCTGCCCGGTGAAGCACTGTTTACCCTGCCCGTGGGCCTGGTAGACGGCTACCGGCAGGTGGGCAAAACCGAGTTGCGCAATTTCCTCTACCAGCCCTACTACCGCAAGAAAATTCCCTCGGCCTACATTTCCCGCGTTGCCGCCGAGCAGTTTGCCCAGTTCGAGGCCGATACCGTGATGCACACGCTCGTAGTGCTGCAGGAACTGCCAGCAGAATCTGATACGGTGGTAGTAGCGCCTTCGGCTACGGCTGCGGCCCGGTTCCGGCGGCGTTACCAGCCCAGCGGCGTGCTGGTGAGCCCAGCCTGGCGCAACGGGCCGGCCCACCGTTACCTACGCCAGGTATTCCCCGATTTTCGGGAGCAGAGCTTCCCGGACGGCTACGTGCTGCTGGCTCCCGCTGGGTCTGTTCGCTAAAGCGGCTCAGGCTTAGCGCGCGGGCAATTCGGCGGACTGAGCCGTGGCGTGCGTCACGGGGATATTGGTGTCGGAAATGATGTAGAGGGGGCGCTGCCGCACGTTGGCGCTCAGGCGGGCAATGTACTCGCCGATAATGCCCACGGCAATGAGCTGCACCCCACCCAAAAACAGGATGCTGATCATCAGCGACGCCCAACCCGGCTGGTAGTCGTGAGAGATAAAGCGGGAGTAGAGCGTGTAGAGCATTACCAGAAAGGCTATGCCCGAGACGATAAAGCCGCTGATGGTGGCTGCCTTCAGGGGCGCGTCCGAGAAGCCGGTGATGCCGTCCAGGGCCAGCCGAATCATCTTGCGGTAGGTATAGCCCGTTTCGCCCCCGGCCCGTTCGGCCCGGTCGTACTCGATATAGGTTTGGCGGTAGCCAATCCAGGAAATCTGGCCCCGGATAAACTTGTTCTGCTCCGGCATCTGCTTCAGGGCGTCTATCACCTTGCGC is part of the Hymenobacter chitinivorans DSM 11115 genome and harbors:
- a CDS encoding glycosyltransferase family 2 protein: MDLSVIIPIYNEEANIPALYTRLGGVLDPMGVQYEFIFINDGSRDKSLALVQNLAARDPRVRYIDFSRNFGHQIAVTAGLDLAAGHTAVIIDADLQDPPELIPELYAKLREGYEVVYAKRRSRQGESTAKKLTAKLFYRLLASITNISIPVDTGDFRIISRKVIDALKQMPEQNKFIRGQISWIGYRQTYIEYDRAERAGGETGYTYRKMIRLALDGITGFSDAPLKAATISGFIVSGIAFLVMLYTLYSRFISHDYQPGWASLMISILFLGGVQLIAVGIIGEYIARLSANVRQRPLYIISDTNIPVTHATAQSAELPAR
- a CDS encoding glycosyltransferase family protein; translated protein: MNTRFWLLVLGVLLSYLLVFGAWTWPLASQLSSAFPAFADQDGYMQLWNVWHFREAVLSGQNPFFSNWLLYPDGASLWLHTYIPVAGMVNVFIGNEMLALNLTLAAEYALSGLGAWLLARRWVRQPVLAWLAGLYFAFSPYKMVRLPYHFDLVLTATVPFYILAFLRAFWFEPGRFWPQVRSWKAVAACFVLGVITLFSDYYVLFALLYFSLAYALWFWLALGNINWRKPRPWLILAVALIVTHIAIRLIRLAGVPDNSGFWWGGDLVGYFLPADNSRWLNFAWARQLYNDPKVFNMPGSVENVMFLGYAVPLVVVLASFWPGRAASRRHHDLQGRPLAWVLLFFVLLTLPALRVLGHVNFNLPNGLLHFIPFFNNIRCPTRWVLLVTLLLPIVGFSALEAAWDHAARPVARGLLSAALLAVVLFEFWPVPPPLDSSRRLPAAFQAVAKLPGEALFTLPVGLVDGYRQVGKTELRNFLYQPYYRKKIPSAYISRVAAEQFAQFEADTVMHTLVVLQELPAESDTVVVAPSATAAARFRRRYQPSGVLVSPAWRNGPAHRYLRQVFPDFREQSFPDGYVLLAPAGSVR
- a CDS encoding ArnT family glycosyltransferase; translated protein: MKLSFLDGHTVPRWFWPLVLGLNLLLHLPFFAQPPNSVHVWRQSNTMAVARNLYEEDMNLLRPRVDRRNESDGVTGMQFPSYEWVVAVGYKVLGFHEAIPRVVTWLIFAGGVLAFFALVQRLSGSRWLAAVGAWGLSWSPELFYHSINALPDVLALSASVAGLFYFLRWYQERRALDFWLSLLLTTLAGLTKLQYLVIGFPIAVLILRDLWQRRLSWRRDALPLLVFAVVTVGCTLAWYAYAVRLIETSGLADFGLELRPASDLAAAVKTLTHNLISDIPELLINYGNFGLLVLGLVAVARGGYVRRYWFGPLLAWALALLAYHLIELRQMSVHQYYMLPYLPVLLLVVVVGAGWLAQQPKWRWALALLLVAQPVLAFVRIAPARWMGGAREVPTELFEAATRAELSNAVPDSALCVVGPDESGCKYFYFLHKKGFGYNESAQLFAPGAGGQPYLANCIQRGAQYLYTNDTTLLTQDPRLQPYVARTVRQVGSFRVLALRPAVSATPDSTTSR